The Bacillota bacterium genome has a window encoding:
- a CDS encoding sugar ABC transporter permease, with protein sequence MVLKKAIKMWYCYALLLPTLILLVVFNYYPAISALYHSLFRWDGFTAPEFVGLKNFAELLFHDEVMAISGRNIAILSGLRIVIALTVPLLAAELVFNLKGPKAGYAYRSLFVIPMVVPAVVNLLIWKFIYDPNYGVLNEALRLLGLGRLSRAWLGDYSVALYSILFVGFPWISGLWFLIFLAGLQNIPPDLFDAALIDGASSLRRIINVDIPCILGQIKLVLILSMINALQGYVGIMILTNGGPGNSTMVPGLYLYQNAFYYNRMGYGCAVGVILFVILFSLTYVNMKYIRTSSVY encoded by the coding sequence ATGGTGCTCAAGAAAGCAATAAAGATGTGGTATTGCTATGCGCTTCTGTTGCCGACACTTATCTTGCTCGTTGTTTTCAACTACTACCCAGCCATATCAGCCCTCTACCATTCCCTTTTCCGATGGGATGGGTTTACCGCCCCTGAATTTGTGGGGCTCAAGAATTTCGCGGAGCTTCTTTTCCATGATGAGGTGATGGCCATCTCAGGTCGGAACATCGCCATACTATCGGGCCTGAGAATAGTCATCGCCCTCACGGTTCCCCTTCTCGCCGCGGAGCTGGTATTCAACCTCAAGGGCCCGAAGGCAGGATATGCGTACCGGAGTCTCTTTGTTATACCCATGGTAGTGCCTGCCGTAGTCAATTTGCTGATCTGGAAATTCATCTATGATCCTAATTACGGGGTCCTGAATGAGGCCCTTCGCCTGCTTGGGCTGGGAAGGCTATCCCGCGCCTGGCTTGGAGATTATTCTGTGGCCCTTTATAGCATACTCTTTGTCGGCTTTCCCTGGATCTCAGGTCTGTGGTTCCTGATTTTTCTGGCGGGACTTCAGAATATCCCGCCAGATCTTTTTGATGCAGCCCTGATAGATGGCGCAAGCAGCCTCAGGCGGATAATCAATGTTGATATCCCCTGCATACTCGGCCAAATCAAGCTTGTGCTGATCCTGAGCATGATAAACGCGCTTCAAGGTTATGTGGGGATCATGATATTGACCAATGGCGGCCCTGGCAATAGCACCATGGTCCCCGGGCTTTACTTATACCAGAATGCCTTCTATTACAACAGAATGGGATATGGATGCGCTGTCGGCGTCATCCTTTTCGTTATCCTGTTCTCGCTCACATATGTGAATATGAAATACATACGGACATCTTCTGTTTATTGA
- a CDS encoding sulfatase, which translates to MNVLLISLDTTRAQSLSCYGCSKLTSPHLDALANEGAVFTECFSTHIPTHPGHTCMFTGMDVMRHQIVCQGGAKELDPAIKTLPEILSNQGYFTAAADSLGRWFSRGFQVYERYSWQKDGIVAPRKAEAVNKVALKLLEECAAQDKPWFLFVHYWDAHTPYIVPPPFDRMFYDGDETDPNNHSMDPVYACEPFRDYFLQWMFTPDPEEPGNPEKWRRWTDRGFVNALYHSAIAYMDVALCALFYKLEELKLDEKTLVVITADHGEELDEHGLWYDHHGLYDTNTRIPLILRCPGTIPAGLRLGGLVRLFDLPPTILDFLGKGDLISKYGMEGHSLVPLICGVNQAGTCDELYMTEDTWMRRRAIRTRRWLFIQEAVEGGTPEVYGRPSKELYDLVNDPGQLRNLAFDLPEVVAELEAHLMKWRDRRMRETGLPDPIEEQGITLRQITVTGPKASLSHKERPVELEDKSGRFAGYDRR; encoded by the coding sequence ATGAACGTGCTTCTTATAAGTCTAGATACCACCCGCGCTCAGAGCTTGAGCTGTTACGGCTGCAGCAAGCTTACATCTCCTCATCTAGATGCCCTGGCCAACGAAGGGGCAGTCTTTACCGAATGCTTTAGTACGCATATTCCTACGCATCCGGGCCATACCTGCATGTTTACTGGCATGGATGTCATGCGCCACCAGATAGTCTGCCAGGGCGGGGCAAAGGAACTCGATCCCGCGATCAAGACTCTGCCTGAGATACTTTCCAATCAAGGCTATTTTACGGCCGCCGCAGATAGTCTTGGCCGGTGGTTTTCACGGGGATTTCAAGTATATGAGCGATATTCGTGGCAGAAGGATGGCATCGTTGCCCCGAGGAAGGCTGAGGCGGTAAACAAAGTGGCGTTGAAGCTTCTCGAGGAGTGTGCGGCCCAAGATAAGCCGTGGTTTCTCTTTGTCCACTATTGGGATGCCCATACGCCGTACATCGTCCCTCCGCCGTTCGATCGGATGTTCTATGACGGGGACGAAACGGACCCCAATAATCACAGCATGGATCCGGTCTATGCCTGCGAGCCATTCCGAGACTATTTCCTTCAGTGGATGTTCACGCCGGATCCAGAGGAGCCCGGAAATCCTGAAAAATGGCGCAGGTGGACGGACCGGGGGTTCGTGAATGCTCTTTATCATAGCGCCATCGCCTATATGGATGTGGCCTTATGTGCCCTTTTCTACAAACTCGAGGAATTGAAGCTCGACGAAAAAACTCTTGTAGTTATCACCGCAGATCACGGTGAGGAGCTTGATGAGCATGGCCTCTGGTATGACCACCATGGCTTATACGACACCAATACCAGGATTCCTCTCATTCTGAGATGCCCGGGGACCATCCCAGCGGGACTGCGTCTGGGAGGGTTGGTCCGGCTCTTTGACCTGCCGCCTACTATTCTGGATTTCCTTGGGAAGGGGGATCTCATTTCTAAGTATGGTATGGAAGGGCATAGTCTGGTGCCTCTTATTTGTGGCGTAAACCAGGCTGGTACGTGTGATGAGCTCTATATGACGGAAGATACCTGGATGCGGAGACGTGCCATCCGCACGCGCCGGTGGCTTTTCATCCAGGAAGCGGTGGAAGGCGGGACTCCAGAGGTATACGGCAGGCCCTCAAAGGAGCTATATGATCTTGTCAATGACCCTGGCCAACTCCGAAATCTTGCTTTTGATCTTCCTGAGGTCGTGGCGGAACTTGAAGCGCATCTTATGAAATGGCGCGACCGTAGGATGCGCGAGACCGGGCTTCCGGATCCCATAGAGGAGCAGGGTATAACTCTTAGGCAGATCACAGTGACAGGTCCAAAGGCATCCCTGTCCCACAAAGAGAGACCTGTGGAACTTGAGGATAAAAGTGGGAGATTTGCTGGCTATGATAGGAGATAG
- a CDS encoding carbohydrate ABC transporter permease has protein sequence MRKRALRRNLREGILHLAIILLVIMSFYPFVFMILSSFKSTEEFYHSFFGLPQGLLFMNYVSAWAEIAPYLLNSAIVSCATVLGIVILASVDAYVFARFRFPGREAIFMLIIALLMIPSILTLIPAFLIVRDLGLLNTYGALVLPYISGGQILALFILRSFFDSVPQELFEAAKIDGASEPQCFWNIVLPLSKPILFTVGILSFQNSWNEYVWPLVTITEKKLLPITVGLVTFQTRYMGSAAWGPLFAGYAIATIPLVALFLFTMKYYIAGMTSGALKL, from the coding sequence GTGAGAAAAAGGGCGCTTCGAAGAAATCTAAGGGAGGGGATCTTACACCTCGCCATAATCCTCCTGGTTATCATGAGCTTCTATCCCTTTGTGTTCATGATCTTATCTTCGTTTAAATCCACAGAAGAGTTTTATCACAGCTTTTTCGGCCTGCCTCAGGGTCTGCTGTTTATGAACTATGTGAGCGCCTGGGCTGAAATCGCCCCTTACCTCCTGAATAGCGCCATCGTAAGCTGCGCTACCGTCCTGGGCATCGTCATTCTCGCTTCTGTTGACGCCTATGTCTTCGCAAGGTTCAGGTTCCCGGGCAGGGAAGCCATATTCATGCTCATAATAGCCCTGTTGATGATCCCGTCAATCCTCACTTTGATACCGGCTTTTCTCATTGTCAGAGATCTCGGCCTCCTAAATACATATGGCGCCCTGGTCCTGCCATACATTTCCGGAGGGCAAATCCTGGCCTTGTTTATCCTCAGGAGCTTCTTTGACTCTGTGCCCCAAGAACTCTTTGAGGCTGCCAAGATAGATGGCGCATCTGAGCCCCAGTGCTTTTGGAACATAGTGCTCCCGCTTTCAAAGCCCATACTCTTTACGGTGGGGATCCTGAGTTTCCAAAATTCCTGGAACGAATATGTCTGGCCGCTCGTAACCATAACTGAGAAGAAACTCCTTCCAATCACTGTAGGCCTGGTGACCTTTCAAACCAGATATATGGGAAGCGCCGCCTGGGGGCCGCTCTTTGCCGGTTATGCCATTGCGACAATACCGCTTGTTGCGCTGTTTTTATTCACGATGAAGTATTACATTGCAGGAATGACGAGCGGGGCTTTGAAACTCTGA
- a CDS encoding Gfo/Idh/MocA family oxidoreductase: protein MLKVAVVGMRGIGNIHAAAYQASPLAKLVAVCDLVKERADQAAARFGVKAYYDLEKMLDIEKPDIVSVATGGEENGGDHYVPVMAALEAGAHVLCEKPISNRIEEARAMVAKAREKGAYFGIDLNHRFVPLAERAKSWIEEGRLGHLLLMNMTLWIDNSRDTSPWFHIRALHPHSLDVMRYFCGPITKVQAFFNRAPGRVCYSNVQINMEFASGVIGHLTGSYDANQHHNLERAEVMGTEGRFFLNNCFEELVFYPRRSDECTVIRNSIMGGIGDFQQTMFRRIHRFVEQVSQGVPKEEIEASGEDGLAVQEVIEAAIRSFETGTVVNVPRL from the coding sequence ATGCTCAAAGTTGCTGTTGTTGGGATGAGAGGCATTGGCAATATACATGCTGCTGCCTATCAGGCATCTCCACTAGCCAAGCTAGTGGCAGTCTGTGACCTCGTTAAGGAACGAGCTGACCAGGCGGCCGCCAGATTTGGGGTCAAGGCCTATTATGACCTTGAAAAGATGCTGGATATTGAGAAACCGGATATAGTAAGTGTGGCAACTGGCGGAGAGGAAAATGGCGGTGATCATTATGTCCCGGTGATGGCGGCCCTGGAGGCGGGGGCCCATGTCCTTTGCGAGAAGCCCATCTCCAACAGGATCGAGGAAGCACGGGCGATGGTGGCTAAAGCCAGGGAGAAAGGGGCTTATTTTGGCATAGACCTCAACCATAGGTTCGTGCCTCTGGCCGAACGTGCCAAGAGTTGGATCGAGGAAGGACGGCTTGGACATTTGCTTCTTATGAATATGACATTGTGGATAGACAATTCCAGGGATACCTCGCCATGGTTCCATATCCGTGCTCTTCATCCTCATTCGCTGGATGTGATGCGCTACTTTTGCGGGCCCATCACAAAAGTTCAGGCTTTCTTCAACCGCGCCCCCGGACGCGTATGCTATTCTAATGTGCAGATCAATATGGAGTTTGCCAGTGGTGTTATAGGCCACCTGACTGGCTCCTATGATGCTAATCAGCACCATAATCTTGAACGGGCAGAGGTTATGGGCACCGAGGGGAGGTTTTTCCTTAACAACTGTTTTGAGGAACTCGTCTTTTATCCCAGGCGGAGCGATGAATGCACTGTCATCCGGAATAGCATCATGGGCGGCATTGGAGATTTCCAGCAAACTATGTTCCGCCGCATTCATCGTTTTGTGGAACAGGTGTCCCAGGGTGTGCCCAAGGAGGAAATCGAGGCGTCCGGAGAGGATGGCCTCGCTGTTCAAGAGGTTATCGAGGCAGCGATTCGCTCATTCGAGACGGGGACTGTTGTGAATGTCCCGAGGCTTTGA
- a CDS encoding VCBS repeat-containing protein, producing MVRFKKRLIDSITYEAAAVFDVNNDGILDIVCGGYWYKGPEFREKYKICDVQQVGDYYDDFSDYGMDVNGDGRLDIVTGGWWGETLRWRENPGNEGEWKVHDIDKCGSIETIRFIDIDNCGIPEVFPNTPGKPQAFYKLITDTEGKGTGRFEKYTIGTEPSGHGMGFGDINGDGRVDVILSRGWLEQPEDPFETPWRFHPEFDLGVASIPILSYDITGNGHCDLIVGQAHNYGLAWWEQKINSGGARRWEKHEIDNQVSQYHDMWLKDIDGDGEPELITGKRYWAHCGRDPGENDPLGIYYFKINGGRFEKYIIDYGPPGEGSGCGIYFWVEDLNGDGRPDIVAPGKDGLYLFENLGATDI from the coding sequence GTGGTAAGGTTTAAGAAGCGTCTTATAGACAGTATAACTTACGAAGCTGCCGCTGTTTTCGATGTGAATAACGACGGGATATTGGATATCGTATGTGGGGGGTACTGGTATAAAGGGCCTGAGTTCAGGGAGAAATACAAGATCTGTGATGTACAGCAGGTGGGCGATTACTACGATGATTTTTCAGATTATGGCATGGATGTAAACGGTGACGGCCGTCTTGATATTGTCACCGGCGGCTGGTGGGGTGAGACATTAAGGTGGCGAGAAAATCCTGGCAATGAAGGTGAATGGAAGGTCCATGACATTGATAAATGTGGCTCTATAGAAACAATCCGGTTTATAGACATAGACAATTGCGGTATTCCAGAAGTCTTTCCGAACACCCCTGGTAAACCACAAGCGTTTTATAAGCTCATTACTGATACTGAAGGGAAAGGAACGGGCAGATTTGAGAAGTATACGATAGGGACAGAACCAAGCGGCCATGGGATGGGATTTGGTGACATCAATGGTGACGGCAGAGTGGACGTGATTCTATCGAGAGGATGGCTTGAGCAGCCTGAAGACCCGTTTGAAACGCCCTGGAGATTCCATCCTGAATTTGATCTTGGTGTAGCGAGTATACCCATTCTTTCGTATGACATCACTGGAAACGGACATTGCGATCTCATTGTAGGTCAAGCTCATAATTACGGCCTGGCATGGTGGGAGCAGAAGATAAACAGTGGTGGAGCAAGGAGGTGGGAAAAGCATGAGATTGATAATCAGGTATCCCAGTATCACGATATGTGGCTTAAAGATATTGATGGAGATGGTGAGCCTGAACTCATAACCGGGAAGCGATACTGGGCACATTGTGGGCGTGACCCGGGAGAGAACGACCCATTGGGCATATATTATTTTAAGATAAATGGAGGTCGTTTTGAAAAGTACATTATCGACTATGGCCCGCCTGGTGAGGGATCAGGTTGTGGTATTTACTTCTGGGTAGAGGATCTGAACGGAGATGGGCGACCCGATATAGTCGCTCCAGGAAAGGATGGGCTCTATCTTTTTGAGAACCTCGGGGCTACGGATATCTAA